The following is a genomic window from Chloracidobacterium sp..
CAAGGGTACTTGATTATGAAAAACATTAATTTAAGAGTTTGGCTTTCAGCACTTTGCTTGGTGTCAATACTGTCCGTTTTTGTAAAGGTCGAAGCCGGGCCTGTCAGGTTCGACCAGGTCATTCAAATAATGGCCGCAAAACCGGGTAAGGCTGAGACGGTGAGCTTTACACGGCTGGCGGTCTTAGATCCGTTCGATAACGTGCTTGTTACCGGCGACAGTGACGATGATAAGGATAAGAAAAAGGATACGAATAAACCGCAGGATGGTCGTGTCATCACCGAGACCAAAACGGATATCGTAGTCGATGATGTTTGTGATTGCGACCAGCCGCCGACGCCGGGCCATTTTCCGAAGTGGGCTTTGCTTGGCCTCGTCGCGATCCCGCTGGCTTTCATTCTGATCAGGACGAAGAAGGAAACGCCGACGCCGACGCAGACCATACCACAGACACAGACGCCGACCCCGACGCCTACGCCCACGGTGACGCCAACGCCGACGCTGACACCAACGCCGACTCCGCCTGTAACGCCGACACCGCCGCAGCCGGTGCCTGAGCCGATAACGATCTTGCTGTTCGGTACCGGTCTGGCATCTATCGGACTTGTCGCAAGGCGAAAGCTTGGCAAGAAGGGCGACTCGAAGAAAGAGGATACCGAAGAATAAGTCTGTGCGGGCGGTAGTGGCCTGCCGCACGGTCGGCAGGTGCACGCTAACATTGAAAAAGGATCATTTCGGGCCACGTGGCCAAAGTATTTGAGAGGAGATCACAATGCGATCGATCAAAAGTAACATTATCTTCGTGCTGAGCGTCGTACTGGCACTCAGTGTGACGACCGCGATGGCGGCAAATAACGACAAGAAGCCGAAAGCACCGAAGAATATGGGCACGCTAAGTGTAAAAACATCGCCCGTTCCATATAAGGTGCGTATCGATGGCGAAGAGCGCGGCGTCAGCGGTGTTGATAAAGGTGCTGAATTCTATCTGACGCCGGGTTTTCATACGGTCGAGGTAATTGCCCCGAACGGCCAGGTATGGAAGCAAGAGGTTGAGATCCGCCGCGGTTTCAAGAACTGTATTTGTTTGAAGTCGGTCGAAGAGACGATCACAAAGCCTTGTCCGTACCGCTTTCATCTGGAAGGGCCTGACCGCGTAACCGAAGGCGATGCTGTTACCTTCAAAGCCATTCCGGACATCGCCTCGCCGATCCCGGTCATCTATAACTGGCGAACCACTAACGGCAGCATTCTGACCGGTCAAGGCACGCCGAATATTACGGTTGACAGTAACGGCCTTGGCGGCCGTACGATCGAGGCTGAGCTCGATGTAAACGACAGCGTCTATGACGGACGCTGCCGTCAGGTGATCAATGTACCTACGGATGTTGAACGTCTGCCGCCGCCGGAGACCCCGAAAAAGGTTGCCTGCGACCAATTCGAGACCCGCAGTGCCGATGATGACAAGGCCCGCTTTGACAACTGTGTGATCATGTCGCAGAACACGCCTGATTCACATCTGTATGTCATCATTTATCCGGGAACAGACCGTATCAGTACGACGCGTAACACTTACGAGCGTGTCCAGAAGCGTACACTTGATTACATGGTACGCAACCGAGGTTACGACCCGAGCAGAATCCACTTTATCAAGGGGTCCAGCCGGTTAAAGACAAGCTACGAGGTGTGGATCGTTCCTGCAGGTGCGGAACCGCCTGTCGCGCAGTAGCTGACGCTGGAAGTAATAACAATAAGGGACGTGTCCGAACGGATGCGTCCTTTTTGTTATTATTGTGTTGAAGCTCGCGAAGTTTGCCGGCCGAATTCCGTCAGCCGCTTTTTATCGGCTCGCCGATAGTGCATTATGTAGAATGGTTTTGGTAAATTGGTCTTTCTTTTATGAGTGCTCCGAATATTGAAACGATCGTATCGCTTGCGAAACGCCGCGGCTTCGTCTTTCCTGCATCTGAGATATATGGCGGCCTCGGTTCGTCTTGGGATTACGGCCCGTTGGGTGTCGAACTGGCAAATAATATCAAGAAAAGCTGGTGGAACTGGCTTGTTTACGAGCGTGACGACATCGAAGGATTGGATTCGTCAATTATCCAGAACAGGCTTGTATGGAAATACAGCGGCCACGAGACCACGTTCAGCGACCCGCTCGTAGATTGCCGCTCGTGCAAGACACGCCTGCGTGAAGACAAACTCGACCGCGACAGCCAAGGGAAGCCTGTTTGTTCGAGCTGTGGTTCAACAGACCTTACGGCACCACGTCAGTTCAACTTGATGTTCCGCACGACGTTCGGAGCAGCATCAGTGGAAGAGGATCCCGGCGCTCTCGCTTATCTGCGGCCCGAAACGGCACAAGGTATCTTTGTGAATTTTAAGAATGTGCTTGATACTTCAAGGCGAAAGCTGCCATTCGGCATCGCGCAGATCGGCAAGGCGTTCCGCAACGAAGTAACACCGGGAAATTTTATCTTCCGCACACGCGAATTCGAACAGATGGAGCTTGAATATTTCTGCCGGCCCGAGGATGCCAGACGACTTCATCAGGAATGGATCGACGCGTACGGCGAATGGGTCGCATCGCTCGGCATTTCACATGAAAATATAAAACTTTACGAGCAGACGAAGGAAGAACTCGCGCACTATGCCGACCGCACCGTCGATTTCCTGTACCGCTTTTTCCCCGAAAGGGAAGACGAGGACAAGCAATGGGACGAGCTTCTCGGTATCGCGAATCGTACGGATTATGATCTGCGAGTTCATTCCAAAAAGCCGGAAGATGCGGACGGAAAACGCATCAACCCGGACACGACCGAAGACCTCTCGTATTTTGATCCGCAGACCAATGAACGGTTCTACCCGTATGTTATTGAGCCTTCGGTCGGCGTGAACCGGACGCTCTTGGCGGTAATGATGGACGCCTACGAAGAACGAACGAACGATAAAGGCGAAACTCGCGTCATACTTAAATTAAAGCCCGAACTCGCGCCGATCAAAGCCGCCGTGCTGCCGCTCGCGAAAAATAAGCCGGAGATCGTTGAAATGGCAAAGCGTATAAAACACGACCTTCAGCCGACGCTTCGCGCCGTTTATGACGACACCGGCGGCATCGGCAAACTCTACGCACGCCAGGACGAGATCGGTACGCCATTCTGCGTAACCGTCGATCACGAATCGCTGGAAGACAACGCCGTTACCGTCCGCAACCGCGATACATGGGAACAGGAACGCGTAAGCGCGGATCGCTTAACGGATCTTCTTCGCAATGGTTTGACATCGAGCGACCGATCATAGATCGACGAATGCTATATCGCGCCGAGATCGAAGAACTTGCCGAGATAGTTCGCGTAAACGGCGGCAGGGCGATGTTCGTCGGCGGCTGCGTTCGTGACGAGCTGATGGGCATTGAACCGAAGGATTGGGATCTTGAGGTCTATGGCATCGGCCCGGAAAGGCTGAAGGGTCTGCTTGAAGAATTTGTCTCAAAAAGGTCAGACGCTTTCGGCAAAGCCCCGTTGAAAGCGGTCGGTGAGGCGTTTGCCGTTTATAAGCTAGGTGAGCATTTGGATGTGAGCCTGCCGCGGCGTGAGCGTAAATTTGGCCGCGGACACCGCGGCTTCGTCATTGAAGGCGACCCCGATATGTCGTTCGAAGAGGCGTGTTCGCGGCGTGATCTTACGATCAATGCGATACTCAAAGACCCGCTTACGGGCGAGATCGTCGATCCGTTCGGCGGCAGGGAAGACATCGAACGGAAAATTCTTAGGCACGTTTCGGCGGTAACCTTTGCGGAAGACAGCTTGCGGGTGCTCCGACTGGCTCACTTTTCCGCCCGATTCGAATTCGCGATAGACAGCGATACCTTTGAACTTTGCAAAACCATTGACCTCACAGACTTGCCGAAGGAACGCATACGCGGTGAAATAGAAAAGCTCCTGCTACTCGCAAAGCGTCCTTCAATTGGCCTCAGATTTCTTTATGATGTGGGTGCGATCCGCCGTCTCTTTCCTGAACTGCAGGCTCTCGCAGGCGTGCCGCAAGAACCCGAGTGGCATCCGGAAGGCGACGTTGATATTCATACGCTGCTTGTGGTCGATGAGGCACGAAATCTTATCGACGGCCTCGATCACCCGCGAAAGATGGCGGTAATGCTCGGTGCCCTCTGTCACGACCTCGGAAAACCTGCAACGACCGAATTTACCGATGGGCGAATACGATCGCGCGGGCATGACGAGGCAGGGATCGAGCCGACCATTGCTTTGCTGGACACGCTCGGTATTCATACGATCGACGGATACGACGTTCGAAAACAGGTGGTCGAGCTTGTACGTTATCACCTTAAGCCGGGCGAGTATTTCAAGGCAAAGACGCCGGTCGGCGATGGTGCATTCCGCCGCTTGGCCCGTAAGGTCGAGCCCGATCTTCTGTATCGTGTGGCGAAGGCTGATTCGCTTGGCCGCAATCCGAAATGGCTTCCGGATGAAAAACGTTACGGCAGTGAGGCTCAGGAGTGGTTTATTGAGCGTGTGCGTGCACTCAGTGTCGAAACGAGCCCTCCCAGGCCGCTACTTATGGGGCGGCATCTCATCGATCTTGGCATG
Proteins encoded in this region:
- a CDS encoding PEP-CTERM sorting domain-containing protein, which codes for MKNINLRVWLSALCLVSILSVFVKVEAGPVRFDQVIQIMAAKPGKAETVSFTRLAVLDPFDNVLVTGDSDDDKDKKKDTNKPQDGRVITETKTDIVVDDVCDCDQPPTPGHFPKWALLGLVAIPLAFILIRTKKETPTPTQTIPQTQTPTPTPTPTVTPTPTLTPTPTPPVTPTPPQPVPEPITILLFGTGLASIGLVARRKLGKKGDSKKEDTEE
- a CDS encoding glycine--tRNA ligase produces the protein MSAPNIETIVSLAKRRGFVFPASEIYGGLGSSWDYGPLGVELANNIKKSWWNWLVYERDDIEGLDSSIIQNRLVWKYSGHETTFSDPLVDCRSCKTRLREDKLDRDSQGKPVCSSCGSTDLTAPRQFNLMFRTTFGAASVEEDPGALAYLRPETAQGIFVNFKNVLDTSRRKLPFGIAQIGKAFRNEVTPGNFIFRTREFEQMELEYFCRPEDARRLHQEWIDAYGEWVASLGISHENIKLYEQTKEELAHYADRTVDFLYRFFPEREDEDKQWDELLGIANRTDYDLRVHSKKPEDADGKRINPDTTEDLSYFDPQTNERFYPYVIEPSVGVNRTLLAVMMDAYEERTNDKGETRVILKLKPELAPIKAAVLPLAKNKPEIVEMAKRIKHDLQPTLRAVYDDTGGIGKLYARQDEIGTPFCVTVDHESLEDNAVTVRNRDTWEQERVSADRLTDLLRNGLTSSDRS
- a CDS encoding HD domain-containing protein; translation: MLYRAEIEELAEIVRVNGGRAMFVGGCVRDELMGIEPKDWDLEVYGIGPERLKGLLEEFVSKRSDAFGKAPLKAVGEAFAVYKLGEHLDVSLPRRERKFGRGHRGFVIEGDPDMSFEEACSRRDLTINAILKDPLTGEIVDPFGGREDIERKILRHVSAVTFAEDSLRVLRLAHFSARFEFAIDSDTFELCKTIDLTDLPKERIRGEIEKLLLLAKRPSIGLRFLYDVGAIRRLFPELQALAGVPQEPEWHPEGDVDIHTLLVVDEARNLIDGLDHPRKMAVMLGALCHDLGKPATTEFTDGRIRSRGHDEAGIEPTIALLDTLGIHTIDGYDVRKQVVELVRYHLKPGEYFKAKTPVGDGAFRRLARKVEPDLLYRVAKADSLGRNPKWLPDEKRYGSEAQEWFIERVRALSVETSPPRPLLMGRHLIDLGMTPGPDFKRILDAVYELQLDGKIVSAEDAIEEAKRNIAEV